Proteins encoded by one window of Acidipropionibacterium virtanenii:
- a CDS encoding PTS sugar transporter subunit IIB: MANEVKILIACGSGIATSTVAQEKIKDILKEAGIPARITKGTVGQLPSLQDSVDVIMLTTRYPKPLNKPMVQVFGLISGIGEDAVKQQVIDACRKVLDES; this comes from the coding sequence ATGGCCAATGAAGTGAAGATCCTCATCGCCTGCGGATCGGGCATCGCCACGTCCACCGTCGCCCAGGAGAAGATCAAGGACATCCTCAAGGAGGCCGGCATCCCGGCCAGGATCACCAAGGGCACCGTGGGCCAGCTGCCCTCCCTCCAGGACAGCGTCGACGTGATCATGCTCACCACCCGCTATCCCAAGCCCCTCAACAAGCCCATGGTGCAGGTCTTCGGGCTCATCTCGGGCATCGGCGAGGACGCCGTGAAGCAGCAGGTGATCGACGCCTGCCGCAAGGTCCTCGACGAGTCCTGA
- a CDS encoding PTS transporter subunit IIC — MEIIKGILDVGAVVMLPIVMLILCLIFRMPFGKSLKAGLMIGIGFSGLSIVINFLMATVDPAIKYYRHMGSGFTTVDVGWAAVGAASFGVPFAAPAILLVVLINVVMIVLKWTNVLNVDIWNFIHYLIPGTLAYALTGNFWVGLGTVLVLSIIDVIVAQRVAPKWQEYYGLTGTTCSTLSFITSAWPIAMGFNWIFDRIPGVKKIDVSMEKVGEKLGFFGDTAFIGLIVGVFLGLMTRQSWQGVLVMGMGIAAVLVLLPRMVSVMMEGLSTVGEGAKTFMKRHLGKNKDGSERELNIGMDVALALGDPAAITTTVLMIPLSIAFAFIIPGMNYFPVGMLTVIVYMIPMICLASKGNMFRTIIISAIFLFFVEWGTSVFAPEATAMMHATGIKVNGEVTDAFFGYNLPNVIISVLHRIF; from the coding sequence ATGGAAATCATCAAGGGGATCCTTGACGTCGGCGCTGTCGTGATGCTGCCGATCGTGATGCTCATCCTCTGCCTGATCTTCCGAATGCCGTTCGGAAAGTCACTCAAGGCCGGTCTGATGATCGGTATCGGATTCTCGGGTCTGTCCATCGTCATCAACTTCCTGATGGCCACCGTCGATCCGGCTATCAAGTACTACCGTCATATGGGCAGCGGATTCACCACCGTCGATGTGGGATGGGCCGCCGTCGGCGCCGCGTCCTTCGGTGTGCCGTTCGCCGCCCCGGCCATTCTTCTCGTGGTCCTCATCAATGTGGTGATGATCGTCCTGAAGTGGACCAACGTCCTCAACGTGGACATCTGGAACTTCATCCATTACCTGATCCCGGGCACCCTGGCGTACGCACTGACCGGGAACTTCTGGGTGGGCCTGGGAACCGTGCTGGTGCTGTCGATCATCGACGTCATCGTCGCCCAGCGCGTGGCGCCGAAGTGGCAGGAGTACTACGGCCTGACCGGCACCACCTGCTCGACGCTGTCCTTCATCACCTCAGCCTGGCCGATCGCTATGGGATTCAACTGGATCTTCGACCGGATCCCCGGCGTCAAGAAGATCGACGTCTCGATGGAGAAGGTCGGCGAGAAGCTCGGATTCTTCGGCGACACCGCCTTCATCGGCCTCATCGTGGGTGTCTTCCTCGGCCTGATGACCCGCCAGTCCTGGCAGGGGGTGCTCGTGATGGGCATGGGCATCGCCGCCGTGCTGGTGCTGCTGCCCCGCATGGTGTCGGTGATGATGGAGGGCCTGTCCACCGTCGGCGAGGGCGCCAAGACGTTCATGAAGCGCCATCTCGGCAAGAACAAGGACGGCTCGGAGCGAGAGCTCAACATCGGCATGGACGTGGCCCTGGCCCTGGGCGATCCCGCGGCCATCACCACCACCGTGCTCATGATCCCGCTGTCCATCGCTTTCGCCTTCATCATCCCGGGAATGAACTACTTCCCGGTGGGCATGCTCACCGTGATCGTCTACATGATCCCGATGATCTGCCTGGCGAGCAAGGGGAATATGTTCCGGACGATCATTATCTCCGCGATCTTCCTCTTCTTCGTGGAATGGGGGACGAGCGTCTTCGCTCCCGAGGCGACGGCGATGATGCATGCCACCGGAATCAAGGTGAACGGCGAGGTGACAGATGCATTCTTCGGCTACAACCTTCCGAATGTGATCATATCGGTGCTGCACCGTATCTTCTGA
- a CDS encoding PTS sugar transporter subunit IIA, producing the protein MSDLIVPELVHVGVEVPGRGELFSLMAGALGEQGRTRESFLQGLVDREKNYPTGLPVNGGVAIPHTDAEHVIADAISIATLSTPVGFREMAGVDDTEIPVDVVIMLALGGAGQHLAVLQEVIKAIQDADFLAAVRASRSAEEIAGLASAKLGLGNS; encoded by the coding sequence ATGAGTGACCTGATTGTCCCCGAACTGGTTCATGTCGGGGTCGAGGTACCGGGCCGTGGTGAGCTGTTCTCCCTCATGGCGGGTGCGTTGGGGGAGCAGGGAAGGACCAGAGAGTCGTTTCTCCAGGGGCTCGTCGATCGCGAGAAGAACTATCCGACAGGACTTCCGGTCAACGGTGGCGTGGCGATTCCCCACACCGATGCCGAACACGTGATCGCTGATGCCATTTCCATCGCCACTCTGAGCACCCCGGTCGGGTTCCGCGAGATGGCCGGAGTCGACGACACCGAGATCCCGGTGGACGTTGTGATCATGCTCGCGCTGGGCGGAGCGGGGCAGCACCTGGCGGTGCTGCAGGAGGTCATCAAGGCCATCCAGGACGCCGACTTCCTGGCGGCGGTCCGTGCCTCGAGGTCGGCCGAGGAGATCGCCGGGCTGGCCTCGGCGAAGCTGGGGCTAGGCAACTCCTGA
- a CDS encoding xylulokinase, translated as MAEQTRSTEGPLVVALDSSTTSTKAIVVDVDGNVWETAKREIQLHTPAMDHYEHNPIRWWETSRDTIAEVLSRLAPADKERIGAIGITQQRESFAPFANDGTPQRNGILWLDGRATEQIRRYGTEHVHQLSGKPAGVTPAIYKMTWVKENEPGVLEDADKVIDVGGYITFQLTGRWATSEASADSLGLFDIENRTWSDELLEIAGVRADQMAELVPPAQPVAELKPELVEAWGLPHTVPVVAGLGDGQAAGIGAAAINPEIAYLNLGTAVNAGVESPTYAYDSGVRTLVSGIPGEYVFEVLQSSGSYLAGWFREALGDPKLLGEPDPALDEAAAAIPPGSEGLITLPYWNAVQSPYWNPVARGAVVGWRGTHSRAHMYRSILESIGFEMRFNLDSIERRTGTRITTLRAMGGGTRSKLWRQIMADTAGLPITTCVQDEISALGAAALAMAAIGAHGSGEGPNDVATSAEAMAHFGDTTEPDTSLHDQYKDVAAVQRRLYPQLQDVFEDLHILSERYPSTKPESPKVED; from the coding sequence ATGGCAGAACAGACACGCAGCACCGAGGGCCCCCTGGTCGTGGCTCTGGACTCGTCCACCACCTCCACCAAGGCGATCGTCGTCGACGTCGACGGCAATGTCTGGGAGACGGCCAAACGCGAGATCCAGCTCCACACGCCCGCGATGGACCACTACGAGCACAACCCGATCCGCTGGTGGGAGACCTCCCGTGACACGATCGCCGAGGTGCTCTCCCGCCTCGCCCCCGCAGACAAGGAGCGGATCGGCGCCATCGGCATCACCCAGCAGCGCGAGTCCTTCGCCCCCTTCGCGAACGACGGCACCCCGCAGCGCAACGGCATCCTGTGGCTCGACGGCCGCGCCACCGAGCAGATCCGCCGATACGGCACCGAGCACGTCCACCAGCTCTCCGGCAAGCCGGCCGGCGTCACCCCCGCCATCTACAAGATGACCTGGGTCAAGGAGAACGAGCCCGGCGTCCTGGAGGACGCCGACAAGGTCATCGACGTCGGCGGCTACATCACCTTTCAGCTCACCGGCCGGTGGGCCACCTCCGAGGCCTCCGCCGACTCCCTCGGCCTGTTCGACATCGAGAACCGCACCTGGTCCGACGAACTGCTCGAGATCGCCGGCGTCCGCGCCGACCAGATGGCCGAACTGGTGCCCCCGGCCCAGCCCGTCGCCGAACTGAAGCCCGAACTGGTCGAGGCCTGGGGCCTGCCCCACACCGTCCCCGTGGTCGCCGGCCTGGGCGACGGGCAGGCCGCCGGCATCGGCGCCGCCGCCATCAACCCCGAGATCGCCTACCTGAACCTCGGCACCGCGGTGAACGCCGGCGTCGAGTCGCCCACCTACGCCTACGACTCCGGGGTCCGCACCCTGGTCTCCGGCATCCCCGGCGAGTACGTCTTCGAGGTGCTGCAGTCCTCGGGCTCCTACCTGGCCGGCTGGTTCCGCGAGGCCCTCGGCGATCCGAAACTGCTCGGCGAGCCCGATCCGGCCCTCGACGAGGCCGCCGCGGCCATCCCGCCCGGCTCCGAAGGGCTCATCACCCTGCCCTACTGGAACGCGGTGCAGTCCCCGTACTGGAATCCGGTGGCCCGTGGCGCGGTGGTCGGCTGGCGGGGCACCCATTCCCGGGCCCACATGTACCGCTCCATCCTCGAATCCATCGGCTTCGAGATGCGGTTCAACCTCGACTCCATCGAGCGGCGGACCGGCACCAGGATCACCACCCTGCGCGCCATGGGCGGGGGCACCCGCTCGAAGCTGTGGCGTCAGATCATGGCCGACACCGCCGGGCTGCCCATCACCACCTGCGTCCAGGACGAGATCTCCGCGCTCGGCGCCGCCGCCCTGGCGATGGCCGCCATCGGCGCCCACGGCTCGGGCGAGGGGCCCAACGACGTCGCCACCTCCGCGGAGGCGATGGCCCACTTCGGCGACACCACCGAGCCCGACACCTCGCTGCACGACCAGTACAAGGACGTCGCGGCGGTCCAGCGACGCCTCTACCCGCAGCTCCAGGACGTCTTCGAGGATCTGCACATCCTCTCGGAGCGCTACCCGAGCACCAAACCCGAATCGCCCAAGGTCGAGGATTGA